In a single window of the Chondrocystis sp. NIES-4102 genome:
- a CDS encoding putative AB-hydrolase YheT — MLQSSYSPPPFLNNGLLMTVYTAFAASQNWEKTLIEPQPQYQQVVFTQGEVPLYGWVAIPPRPRGTIIGTYGITGSLDNQWFLKILGRKAYAENYAVVLFDWRAHGKSAELSPTLTSDGINEGKDIVYIAGESKALGCPAPFWLTGYSLGGQLALWGIYYSQFLEVAGLKPSDIAGGAVICPNLDSNRSLPYLMQHPTGKYVEKAIARSLKELVRQLHFLHPQELDLDMIEKINTIWEFDRQLVIPRLGFASVEEYFTANSPFRILPKINKPTLILYAEDDPVFDPAIIDDLKRVCEDNDAIDLMLTKAGGHVSYVSSLNCQKEVGDRDCWWAWNRVLQWCNRLTLNDNQYLI; from the coding sequence ATGCTTCAAAGTTCATACAGCCCGCCGCCTTTCTTAAACAATGGTCTATTAATGACCGTATATACAGCCTTTGCTGCTAGTCAAAATTGGGAAAAAACTTTAATTGAACCGCAACCTCAATACCAACAAGTAGTTTTTACTCAAGGAGAAGTTCCTCTTTATGGATGGGTGGCAATTCCCCCTCGCCCACGTGGAACAATTATTGGTACTTATGGAATTACTGGAAGTTTAGATAATCAATGGTTTTTGAAGATCTTAGGTAGAAAAGCTTATGCGGAGAACTATGCCGTTGTATTATTTGACTGGCGCGCTCATGGTAAGTCGGCAGAATTATCACCCACATTAACTTCCGATGGTATTAATGAAGGTAAAGACATAGTTTATATCGCAGGGGAAAGTAAAGCTTTGGGGTGTCCTGCGCCTTTTTGGTTAACGGGATATTCCTTGGGTGGTCAATTAGCTTTATGGGGTATATATTACTCACAATTTCTGGAGGTAGCTGGGTTAAAGCCGTCTGATATAGCAGGTGGGGCGGTAATTTGCCCAAATTTAGATTCAAACCGTTCCTTACCCTATTTAATGCAACACCCAACAGGGAAATATGTAGAAAAAGCGATCGCTCGTAGTTTAAAGGAATTAGTGCGCCAACTTCATTTTTTACACCCTCAAGAATTAGATTTGGATATGATTGAAAAGATCAATACTATTTGGGAATTTGACCGTCAATTAGTAATTCCTCGTTTGGGTTTTGCTTCGGTGGAAGAATATTTTACTGCTAATAGTCCATTTCGGATTTTACCTAAAATCAATAAACCGACTTTAATCTTATATGCCGAGGATGATCCTGTTTTCGACCCTGCTATTATTGATGACTTAAAAAGAGTGTGTGAGGATAACGATGCCATTGATTTAATGTTAACCAAGGCAGGAGGTCATGTAAGCTATGTTAGTAGTTTAAATTGTCAAAAAGAAGTTGGCGATCGCGATTGTTGGTGGGCATGGAATAGGGTTTTACAATGGTGCAATCGTCTTACCCTTAATGACAATCAATATTTAATTTAA
- a CDS encoding isoleucyl-tRNA synthetase, producing MTEAKSYKETVNLPQTNFNMRANAVEREPELQQFWTENQIYEQLSQNNPKESFILHDGPPYANGSLHMGHALNKVLKDIINKYKLLQGHKTNYIPGWDCHGLPIELKVLQKIKSKERQELTPLKLRQKAKEFALEAQQEQCESFKRYGIWGDWSHPYLTLTPEYEAAQIDVFGQMVLKGHIYRGLKPVHWSPSSRTALAEAELEYPEGHTSPSIYVAFPVTKLGSSATALEEYLPKLKVAIWTTTPWTIPGNLAVAVNGELEYAVVEGDGQYLIVAKDLVEKLATTFATELEIKTTIKGKELENTTYQHPLYERESLVVIGGDYITTESGTGLVHTAPGHGQEDYITGQKYGLPILSPVDDSGKFTTEAGEFVGLQVVVKGNEKVSEGNQAIIDALQAAGALLKHEEYAHKYPYDWRTGKPTIFRATEQWFASVEGFRDEALKAIATVTWIPAQGEKRITPMVSDRSDWCISRQRAWGVPIPVFYDEATNEPLLTEETINHVKNIIAEHGSDAWWELSVAELLPESYRQNGRSYRKGTDTMDVWFDSGSSWAAVAQAKGLKYPVDMYLEGSDQHRGWFQSSLLTSVAVNGIAPYKTVLTHGYVTDEKGFKMSKSKGNGIAPEVIVAGGKNQKQEPPYGADVLRLWVASVDYSSDVRIGQNIIKQNAESYRKVRNTARFLLGNLHDFDPQKDAVAYTDLAELDKYILHRMSEVLGEVTSAYDSYQFFRFFQAILNFCVVDLSNFYLDIAKDRLYISSLNSFRRRSCQTVLSIIVENLARAIAPVLCHMAEDIWQALPYQTGYKSVFEAGWVQTKEEWHKSELNQFWGTVSQLRDEVNKVMEQARTNKAIGSSLDAKVLLAVADTQLKSQLASYNSSETLSEKNILKDTASHIDELRYFFLASQVELVDSIADVEYKSESDLATIAVVKADGEKCERCWNYSLSVGSFQDDPTICDRCNAALKGEF from the coding sequence GTGACAGAAGCAAAAAGCTATAAGGAAACCGTAAATCTGCCCCAAACAAACTTTAATATGCGGGCAAATGCTGTAGAAAGAGAACCAGAATTACAGCAATTTTGGACAGAAAACCAAATTTACGAGCAACTGTCACAAAATAATCCTAAAGAATCTTTTATTCTCCATGATGGCCCTCCCTACGCTAATGGTTCGCTGCACATGGGTCATGCACTCAATAAAGTGTTGAAGGATATTATTAATAAATATAAGTTGTTACAAGGGCATAAAACTAATTATATTCCTGGGTGGGATTGTCACGGACTACCCATTGAATTAAAAGTTTTACAAAAAATTAAATCGAAAGAAAGACAGGAATTAACACCCCTAAAACTGCGTCAAAAAGCTAAAGAGTTTGCCCTAGAAGCGCAGCAAGAACAATGTGAGAGTTTTAAACGTTATGGTATTTGGGGGGATTGGTCGCATCCCTATTTAACCTTAACTCCTGAATATGAAGCAGCGCAAATTGATGTCTTTGGGCAAATGGTGTTAAAAGGACATATTTATCGCGGTTTAAAACCTGTTCATTGGAGTCCTTCCTCTCGTACAGCTTTGGCAGAGGCGGAATTGGAATATCCAGAAGGGCATACTTCCCCTAGTATCTATGTAGCTTTCCCCGTGACGAAGTTAGGTTCTTCAGCAACAGCATTAGAAGAGTACTTACCCAAGCTTAAAGTAGCAATTTGGACTACTACCCCTTGGACTATTCCAGGTAACTTAGCTGTGGCGGTTAATGGGGAATTGGAATATGCAGTAGTTGAAGGAGATGGGCAGTATTTGATTGTTGCCAAGGATTTGGTAGAAAAATTAGCTACAACTTTTGCTACTGAATTGGAAATTAAAACCACAATAAAGGGTAAGGAATTAGAAAATACTACCTATCAGCATCCTCTATATGAGCGTGAAAGTTTGGTGGTTATTGGTGGGGATTATATTACTACCGAGTCTGGTACAGGATTAGTACATACTGCTCCAGGACATGGACAGGAAGACTATATTACAGGACAAAAATATGGTTTGCCGATTCTTTCGCCTGTGGATGATAGCGGAAAGTTTACCACAGAAGCAGGTGAATTTGTTGGTTTGCAGGTGGTGGTAAAGGGAAATGAAAAAGTAAGCGAGGGTAATCAAGCAATTATCGATGCCTTACAAGCAGCAGGGGCATTATTAAAACACGAGGAATATGCTCATAAATATCCCTATGACTGGCGTACGGGTAAACCTACAATCTTCCGCGCTACTGAACAATGGTTTGCATCGGTAGAAGGATTCCGCGATGAGGCATTAAAAGCTATTGCTACTGTAACTTGGATTCCTGCACAGGGGGAAAAAAGAATTACTCCAATGGTTAGCGATCGCTCTGATTGGTGTATCTCCCGTCAACGTGCTTGGGGTGTACCAATTCCTGTATTTTATGATGAAGCTACTAACGAGCCTTTATTAACTGAAGAAACTATCAACCATGTTAAAAATATTATCGCCGAACATGGTTCTGATGCCTGGTGGGAATTATCAGTAGCAGAATTGTTACCCGAATCTTATCGTCAAAATGGGCGCAGCTATCGTAAGGGTACAGATACAATGGATGTCTGGTTTGATTCTGGTTCATCTTGGGCTGCGGTGGCTCAAGCAAAAGGTTTGAAATACCCTGTAGATATGTATCTAGAAGGAAGTGATCAACATCGTGGATGGTTTCAGTCTAGTCTACTTACCAGTGTGGCGGTTAATGGTATTGCACCTTATAAAACTGTTTTAACTCATGGGTATGTCACCGATGAAAAAGGCTTTAAAATGAGTAAGTCTAAAGGTAATGGCATCGCCCCAGAAGTAATCGTTGCAGGAGGTAAAAATCAGAAACAAGAACCTCCCTATGGTGCGGATGTATTGCGTTTATGGGTTGCTTCGGTTGATTATTCTTCGGATGTACGCATTGGGCAAAATATCATTAAGCAAAATGCCGAAAGTTATCGCAAGGTACGTAACACAGCGCGTTTTCTCTTAGGTAACTTACACGATTTTGATCCGCAAAAAGACGCAGTAGCTTATACAGATTTAGCTGAATTAGATAAATATATTCTGCACCGTATGAGCGAGGTATTAGGGGAGGTGACTTCGGCTTATGATAGTTATCAGTTTTTCCGCTTCTTCCAAGCTATTTTAAACTTCTGCGTAGTTGATCTATCTAATTTCTATTTAGATATTGCTAAAGATCGACTATATATTAGTAGTTTAAATTCCTTCCGTCGTCGTAGCTGTCAGACAGTATTATCTATCATTGTGGAAAATCTAGCACGGGCGATCGCTCCTGTGTTGTGTCATATGGCAGAAGATATTTGGCAAGCTTTACCCTACCAAACTGGTTATAAATCTGTGTTTGAAGCTGGTTGGGTACAAACTAAGGAAGAATGGCACAAAAGCGAACTAAATCAATTTTGGGGTACTGTAAGTCAGTTAAGGGATGAAGTAAACAAAGTAATGGAACAAGCAAGAACTAATAAAGCGATCGGTTCTTCTTTGGATGCTAAAGTTTTATTGGCTGTTGCTGATACTCAGTTGAAAAGTCAATTAGCTAGCTATAATTCTTCCGAAACCTTAAGTGAGAAAAATATCCTAAAGGATACCGCTTCGCATATTGATGAGTTACGTTATTTTTTCCTTGCTTCCCAGGTAGAATTAGTTGATTCTATTGCTGATGTGGAATATAAAAGTGAGTCAGATTTAGCAACTATTGCGGTAGTTAAAGCGGATGGGGAAAAATGCGAAAGATGCTGGAATTATTCCTTATCTGTTGGTAGTTTCCAAGATGATCCAACCATCTGCGATCGCTGTAATGCAGCCCTCAAAGGTGAGTTTTAG
- a CDS encoding sugar-non-specific nuclease inhibitor NuiA homolog — translation MKKNLDKSNDSLSEPELVVALEKATKGLLWYSESEYFFQVICWSNVENFNSSVLLQYIDYPGEVNIVTKDFYSFFALVTQEQEWHSEIEKAETKRYQYLVNLLSNNLKDLQVYLVGSVVIDAYILGNLDSKTIIGLHTKIIET, via the coding sequence ATGAAAAAAAATTTAGATAAGAGTAATGATTCTTTATCTGAGCCTGAATTAGTTGTAGCCTTGGAAAAAGCAACTAAGGGCTTGCTTTGGTACAGTGAATCTGAATATTTCTTTCAAGTTATCTGTTGGTCTAATGTGGAAAATTTCAATTCTTCTGTATTGTTGCAATATATTGATTATCCTGGTGAGGTAAATATTGTTACTAAGGATTTTTATTCTTTTTTTGCTTTAGTAACCCAAGAACAAGAATGGCACAGTGAAATTGAAAAAGCCGAAACTAAAAGATATCAATATTTGGTGAACTTACTGAGCAATAATTTAAAAGATCTTCAAGTTTATTTGGTTGGTTCAGTGGTCATTGATGCTTATATTTTAGGTAATTTAGATAGTAAAACAATTATTGGTTTACACACTAAAATTATTGAAACATAG
- a CDS encoding putative esterase, giving the protein MPKVDIRGVNHYYEWIRNSHTQSNKPVMVFIHGWGGSGRYWRSTAEALMNDFDCLIYDLRGFGRSDLPQGGVDLGYEMQDYAEDLIVLLDTLNLERVYLNAHSMGASIATIFLNLYPQRVQQAILTCNGIFEYDAKAFAAFHKFGGYVVKFRYNWFLKVPFADQMFMARFLHRPIPKSDRVAFLEDFLLADYQAAVGTIYTSVSKQAVEIMPQEFAKLSVPTLMVSGEKDIIIPALMGKQAAALNEQIQYVELPRTSHFPMLEDEKAYLTAIKDFLQVGSAVV; this is encoded by the coding sequence ATGCCAAAAGTCGATATTCGTGGGGTAAATCACTATTATGAGTGGATTCGTAATTCACACACTCAATCTAATAAACCTGTAATGGTTTTTATTCATGGTTGGGGAGGATCTGGGAGATATTGGCGTAGTACGGCTGAAGCTTTAATGAATGATTTTGATTGTCTAATCTATGATCTTCGGGGTTTTGGTCGTTCTGACTTACCTCAAGGGGGGGTAGATTTGGGTTATGAAATGCAGGATTATGCAGAGGATTTGATAGTCTTACTCGATACTTTAAATTTGGAGAGAGTTTATCTTAATGCTCATTCTATGGGGGCATCGATCGCAACTATCTTTTTAAATCTTTATCCTCAACGAGTACAGCAAGCTATCCTTACCTGTAATGGTATTTTTGAATATGATGCTAAAGCCTTTGCTGCTTTTCATAAGTTTGGGGGGTATGTGGTTAAATTCCGTTATAACTGGTTTTTAAAAGTCCCCTTTGCTGATCAGATGTTTATGGCAAGATTTCTACACCGCCCCATTCCTAAAAGCGATCGCGTGGCATTTTTGGAGGATTTTTTGTTAGCTGATTATCAAGCAGCCGTTGGGACTATTTATACTTCTGTTAGTAAGCAAGCGGTGGAAATTATGCCTCAAGAGTTTGCTAAACTGAGCGTACCTACTTTAATGGTTTCAGGAGAAAAAGATATTATTATTCCTGCCCTTATGGGTAAGCAAGCAGCAGCTTTAAATGAGCAGATTCAATACGTGGAATTGCCCCGAACTTCCCATTTTCCTATGTTAGAGGATGAAAAAGCTTATCTGACTGCAATTAAGGACTTTTTACAAGTTGGTAGTGCTGTGGTTTAA
- a CDS encoding transketolase: MVVATQSSKSVEELCINSIRFLAIEAIEKAKSGHPGLPMGAAPMAFVLWDQFMRYNPKNPKWFNRDRFVLSAGHGSMLQYALLYLAGYDSVTIDDIKQFRQWKSATPGHPENFMTAGVEVTTGPLGQGIANGVGLALAEAHLAAKFNKPDAKVVDHYTYVIVGDGCNMEGVSGEACSFAGHQGLGKLIALYDDNHISIDGSTDVAFTEDVSKRFEAYGWHVLHVENGNTDLEAIAKAIEEAKSVTDKPSMIKVTTTIGYGAPNKQDTAGIHGAALGADEIELTRQNLGWDYEAFEVPDEALNHMRQAVERGANYEQEWNQVLADYKSKYPEEAAEFERFLSGKLPDGWDKVLPSYTPEDKGAATRKHSETCLNKLSPVVTELIGGSADLTHSNLTELKDSGDFQKGAYENRNVHFGVREHGMGAICNGISLHGSGLIPYGATFLIFSDYMRAAIRLSALSEVGVIWVMTHDSIGQGEDGPTHQPIETLASLRAIPNLTVIRPADGNEVSGAYKVAIEHAKEHRPTLIAFSRQGVPNLEGTTIEDTTKGAYVVSCGFAPEELDLILIGTGSELQLCVGAAEKLKAEGKKVRVVSMPSWELFEAQDEAYRDSVLPKVATKRLSVEAASSFGWHKYTGTDGGCVSIDRFGASAPGNVCLENFGFSVDNVVAKAQELIG; encoded by the coding sequence ATGGTAGTTGCCACCCAATCAAGCAAATCAGTTGAAGAACTCTGTATAAATTCAATACGTTTTTTAGCTATAGAAGCGATAGAAAAAGCTAAATCTGGACACCCAGGACTGCCTATGGGGGCTGCTCCTATGGCGTTTGTGCTGTGGGATCAGTTTATGCGTTACAACCCTAAAAACCCCAAATGGTTTAACCGCGATCGCTTTGTGCTTTCTGCTGGTCATGGTTCAATGTTACAGTATGCCTTGCTCTATTTAGCAGGTTACGATAGCGTCACCATCGATGATATTAAGCAATTTCGTCAGTGGAAGTCAGCAACCCCAGGACACCCAGAAAACTTTATGACGGCTGGAGTAGAGGTGACCACAGGGCCTCTAGGTCAAGGTATTGCTAATGGTGTAGGTTTAGCTTTAGCAGAAGCCCATTTAGCAGCAAAATTTAATAAACCCGATGCCAAAGTTGTTGACCATTACACCTATGTAATTGTAGGGGATGGTTGTAACATGGAGGGAGTATCAGGCGAAGCTTGCTCTTTTGCGGGACATCAAGGGCTAGGTAAACTAATTGCTTTATACGACGATAACCACATCTCCATTGATGGTTCAACTGACGTAGCATTTACTGAAGACGTTTCCAAACGTTTCGAGGCTTATGGTTGGCACGTACTACACGTTGAAAATGGCAATACAGATTTAGAAGCGATCGCCAAAGCCATTGAGGAAGCAAAATCTGTCACTGATAAACCTTCAATGATTAAGGTGACAACTACCATCGGTTATGGTGCGCCTAATAAACAAGATACCGCAGGTATTCATGGTGCTGCTTTAGGTGCAGATGAAATCGAACTAACCCGTCAAAACTTAGGTTGGGACTACGAGGCTTTTGAAGTTCCTGACGAAGCTCTCAACCATATGCGTCAAGCAGTTGAACGTGGTGCTAATTATGAGCAAGAATGGAATCAAGTTTTAGCCGACTATAAATCTAAATATCCTGAAGAAGCAGCAGAATTTGAACGTTTCTTAAGCGGTAAATTACCTGACGGTTGGGATAAAGTTCTACCTAGCTATACTCCAGAAGATAAGGGAGCAGCAACTCGTAAGCATTCTGAGACTTGTCTTAATAAATTATCTCCAGTCGTTACCGAATTAATTGGTGGATCGGCAGACTTAACCCATTCCAATCTTACCGAATTAAAAGATTCTGGTGATTTCCAAAAAGGAGCTTACGAAAACCGTAACGTTCACTTTGGTGTCCGTGAACATGGTATGGGAGCGATTTGTAACGGCATTAGTTTACATGGATCTGGTTTAATTCCTTATGGTGCGACCTTCCTGATTTTCAGCGACTATATGCGCGCAGCTATTCGTCTATCTGCTTTATCGGAAGTAGGAGTAATTTGGGTAATGACTCATGACTCAATTGGACAAGGGGAAGACGGCCCAACTCACCAGCCTATCGAAACTTTAGCTTCTTTAAGAGCAATTCCCAATTTAACTGTTATCCGTCCTGCGGATGGTAATGAAGTGTCTGGGGCGTATAAAGTTGCTATTGAACACGCTAAAGAACATCGACCCACTTTAATTGCATTTTCTCGTCAAGGAGTTCCTAATTTAGAAGGGACTACTATTGAAGATACTACTAAAGGTGCTTATGTAGTTTCTTGTGGTTTTGCGCCTGAAGAATTAGATTTAATCTTGATTGGTACTGGTAGTGAATTACAACTTTGTGTAGGTGCTGCTGAAAAACTCAAAGCTGAAGGTAAGAAAGTACGTGTAGTCTCCATGCCTTCTTGGGAATTATTTGAAGCACAAGATGAAGCTTATCGTGATTCTGTATTACCCAAAGTAGCTACTAAACGTCTTTCTGTAGAAGCTGCTAGTAGTTTCGGTTGGCATAAATACACAGGTACTGATGGCGGATGCGTTAGTATTGATCGTTTCGGTGCTTCCGCTCCTGGTAATGTATGTTTAGAGAATTTTGGCTTTAGTGTGGATAATGTTGTAGCCAAAGCTCAAGAGTTAATTGGTTAA
- a CDS encoding histidine kinase, with protein MVCKGRSSDKVQNWLLQNLSDVLNREVQEELGYINSHNNIVDSQPIASNHHNDKNRLAKQKSQMEWCAAIAAVEQILLSEVSYDQQTDASGKQGLIFTAPAPLLSNSELIDCFQSAVFTTDAFNLHALMPCSQSVADEVETHQAISSVINLPLIPQDPISQEQFCLVLTANFGLIMVLGKDSQDRSKFHFSFDPKTIGEVWATLRSRLIISNYHYLENLDNLVAQFAPPIPDYRLVSNFSRQLLHHLPQLSNSLDPQTPQGGNVADNLNSKGSTSQIEMELLQALTHEVRTPLTTIRTLTKLLLKRQQDFKPNVVQRLQTIDRECTEQIERMELIFRAAELESTPPSAKLVELVPFSLEQVFHQSIPRWQEKAKRRNVELEFTLPQQLPQVVSDPTMLDTVLTGLMESCTRSLPTGGHIEVKVSTAGNQLKLQMLSQASNTDNPFKSLGQLLTFQPATGCLSLNLDATKNIFQAMGGKLTVRQRQEQGRELTIFLPLGNTQKTNSCAEV; from the coding sequence ATGGTCTGCAAGGGGAGGTCGAGTGATAAAGTGCAAAACTGGTTACTACAAAATTTGAGTGATGTACTCAACCGAGAAGTTCAGGAAGAATTAGGGTACATAAATAGTCACAACAATATAGTTGATAGTCAGCCAATAGCGTCTAATCATCATAACGACAAAAACCGTTTAGCCAAGCAAAAATCACAAATGGAATGGTGTGCTGCGATCGCTGCGGTTGAACAAATACTTCTATCTGAGGTTAGCTATGATCAACAGACAGATGCTAGTGGTAAACAAGGGCTAATTTTCACCGCCCCCGCCCCATTATTAAGTAATTCAGAATTAATTGATTGTTTTCAGTCGGCAGTATTTACTACTGATGCTTTTAATCTTCACGCCTTAATGCCTTGTAGTCAGTCGGTAGCGGATGAAGTAGAAACACATCAAGCTATATCCTCAGTTATTAATTTACCTTTAATCCCGCAAGATCCCATTAGTCAAGAACAGTTTTGCTTAGTTTTAACTGCTAATTTTGGCTTGATTATGGTTTTAGGGAAAGATAGCCAAGACAGAAGTAAATTCCATTTCTCCTTTGACCCCAAAACTATCGGTGAAGTTTGGGCAACCTTGCGATCGCGTTTAATTATTAGTAATTATCATTATCTAGAAAACTTAGATAATTTAGTAGCACAATTTGCCCCCCCAATTCCTGATTATCGTCTAGTTAGTAATTTTAGTCGTCAACTACTTCACCATTTACCTCAGTTATCTAATTCTCTAGATCCACAAACACCTCAAGGTGGCAATGTTGCTGATAACTTAAATTCTAAAGGATCTACCAGTCAGATAGAAATGGAATTGCTTCAAGCACTTACCCATGAAGTTAGAACACCTCTAACCACTATCCGCACTCTTACCAAACTATTACTTAAGCGTCAGCAGGATTTCAAACCCAATGTTGTCCAACGTTTGCAAACTATTGATCGCGAGTGTACAGAGCAAATAGAGCGTATGGAATTAATTTTCCGTGCTGCTGAATTAGAATCTACTCCACCCTCCGCCAAACTTGTAGAATTAGTGCCATTCTCTCTTGAGCAAGTATTTCATCAAAGTATTCCCCGTTGGCAAGAAAAAGCGAAAAGACGCAATGTAGAGTTAGAATTTACCCTACCCCAACAGTTACCCCAGGTAGTTAGCGATCCTACTATGTTAGATACGGTTTTAACTGGGTTAATGGAAAGTTGCACTCGTAGCTTACCTACAGGGGGGCATATAGAAGTTAAGGTTTCCACAGCAGGAAATCAATTAAAGCTGCAAATGCTCTCTCAAGCAAGTAATACTGATAATCCTTTTAAATCATTAGGTCAGTTACTCACTTTTCAACCAGCTACAGGTTGTTTAAGTCTCAATTTAGATGCTACTAAAAATATCTTTCAGGCTATGGGGGGTAAACTTACCGTCAGACAAAGACAAGAGCAAGGTAGAGAATTGACTATTTTCTTACCTCTTGGTAATACTCAAAAAACCAACTCCTGTGCAGAAGTATAG